The DNA sequence ACGACCACTTAGTTACTTCCATAACTTCGTGCACGAGTTGCTCTGGTGCCACCTCTAACGCCACCACGGATGATACTGcctcccttttttggctttcatttaaaaaaaattaaaaaaacataaattattgaTGTGGATGCACATGTGCCTACTTGTTTAGTGAGTAGGCGTGATGATGTGACACTTTTTCTGCCACGTCCTTACTTAACCGATACAGACTAACGACATATGTTAAAATGAAACGCAAATTTTTTTaggtatttagaaaaaaatgaatgttaagtagttttttttaaaatgaactaTATTTCAAGTTTGATAAACTTAATTAAACTTGAGTAATTTTATGTAAATCAATcatactcatatatatatatatatatatatatatatatatatattatttttttctagataTTTATACACCtacttgtatttgtttttgtaaaatgaaaaaataataaaaatatattaaaattatagaaagattttttttaataaattacaaatCTAATATCCATGACATGGATTATTTCACTAGTTATAAATTTAGCAAAtgatattaaacaaaaacagaattaAACAAATGATAGGCATtaagatttaaacatttttcatataataattataatgatagtttattttattctatttaaggACTAAAAGTCTAAAAGAAGAATCGGTGCCAAGATCAACTTTCTAATTTAATATTAGGATCTAAGTCTAACTAAGGGTGGGTAAGCGGGTCGGCCCGTTCCGCGTAAAGCCCACTCGCATAAGTTCACATTGACAGCGAATCGGGTCAATTCGCGCCCCACTTCTTACACAAACTAAATAAATTGGTCCGCCCCCGCTCTGCGGGTCAAAGGGCCAGTCCGCGggactagttttaaaaaaatttcaattgtaataaaaatacaatacaatcaaattaagttcaatacagatgtaaataaaatttcaataattagtcaattacatcaataaaataaataatgtcttaccaaaagaaaaatccaaccaataaatctaaaatataaaatttaaacatcttcAATAATAAATGATTCCATATTTGAGCATTCTCCATCTCCACATTTAAGAGTACAACAATGAATCAACCCcaacaaaaataggataaaaagaTAGAAGAGATGTACTTTGCGTGATGGCGCGGTGGTGGGCCAAGGATGTGACGTATGACTTGCGCGTGTAAAGTGTTTTTAATCTGCTACAATGATAACGACTAAATATGATgtgagctattttttataataaaaatatattaaaatatttttaaaaatgtttatttaacaattatttttagcttaaatgataagaattgatatttttattatttaagacttgcagatatgaaaaagataaattaaaagaaaaaagttcgagaaaatatcaaaaaagaagatttttaacatgttatcatttatcttttttattttaatcttttatttctgttatttttttttcttatcttatccttttttatctttatcatcttttaatttaaatcttttatttttatctttaaatctttattttatctaatatatttctttatctgttattctaaaagaaaaatttaaagtgaaaaagaaaaaattaaacttaatatgATTGAATCAGGTCACACAAATCAAACCTAATACTAAATGTGGACAACCCATAAACCCACGGGTCAAACCCGTGTTGATTAAACGGGACCGATCAAAAAATATGACATACTGATGGACTATAAATTGTCCGTTTACCCACCCCTTAGTCTAACCAATCAGTGCTAACATTGTTTAGCATTTGCCTTAAAGTTAATTGCCATTAATTAGTTTAGTAATTACTTTTATGTCTAGTTTAGTAATTGTACCGGTTCCAGAATTTTCTAAACATCGTACTGTGTTTGAGGCGGAGAATACTCCAACAGTTCCCAAATTGAAACCCTAGCATCCTCCATTGCCGCCATCTTTCACCACGCAGCTTTTGTTATAGCAAAAGATTGATCTTCTCTTCTTCGTCTTTACCCACACGTCAAGTCACTTCTTTTTAAACTCAATTTTCGGTCCCCTCCCCTAGCTCTATATTTTCTCATTCGCAGAGAAGAAAAATCGAAGCGTGTGGATTAGAAAGGGGTTCATTTTGCTGATTCTCTAGCTATGgtacctccccccccccccccccccccctctctctctttgCTGTTTCTTCTATCTATTTTGCTTGCTGGGTTTCAAGGGAAACGGAAATTTGTGTGTTCTTTGCTGTTTAGATTATGTGCGTAAAGGGAATTATAAATATTCtttcctttgattttttttctctattgttTCGTAAGATTTAGAGGTAGGATTGTAAGAGGGTGCttcgatttttttattttttttttgtgtagcCAACCtagattgatttattttttcattgtatAAATAAGTTGTGATTTCTGTGTTGGCATTGCTCAGTTTGCTGGGGGTGTCGTGGTTTCAAGACACAGATTAGGGTTAATTGTTTTGATGTATGAAATATGAATCAtatggaaacataaaaataaaaaagagaaaagtatgATTGAGGTGATTTTGAAGAAGGGGGTTTAATCTggtatctttaaaattttaacttaattatttcaTGCAGGCCGCTAAGATTCTTGCAAACTTGATTGTAATGGGTGGAGGAATCTTGGCAAGAGCAGTTGTTCAGGCATATCGTCAAGCGCTTACTAGTAAGCCTTTCAGATTTTTCGATTCTGAATAGATTTGTGATTTGTTTGACAAACATAATTTCATGCTAATTTACTGTTCAATACTCTGATTTCTAGGTGTTTGGTTTATTTGCTATCGTTTGTTTCTTTGGATATATAAATGTTGCTTAAATTGTTGCAGGGGATTTCATGGGCTGGGGGGGAGGGGGGTAATAAAGTTCACAAGTTCAAATTATTGCAAAGGAATATTCTGTATGAAATTCCGGGGGGCAATTAATTACATACCTATGGTAAGTGATGCCCTCTCCTTCAGCCAGTGTTGAATGAAATCCTAGTTTCTTAGAGTTGAGTAGCATATTGTGACAAGAGCTGATGAGAGGGTTATAGTCAACTTCTAGATCATTACAATTGTTCTCTAAGGGGTTGTTTGACAAGCCACTTGAGAAAAGGGATTAGATGCAAAAGAGCTTTGAGTGATTCAAATCTTCACTCAGCTTCAAATATGTATTCATATATAAATGTCAAATCAGAAGTACAATAGGACAAAAGAGGGACTACAGTCTGTATCCCTATGACAGAAAAGTTACAGCCGAGGAAAAAGGCAAAAATAAACTTTTGTAAGATATTAAAGAGGGTAATTTTCTAACCATAAAGGGATCACTTGTTGAGATTCCAAAGGAGAAGTTGGATGTCAATACTGAATGCTACTCAATGCCATGTGATCATGCCTTTCATCAACAATGTATTGTATGTTGACTATGAACTAATCACGTGTCGCAATCCTTTGTTACACTTACACGGTTACACCTCCACATGTCCGAAGATTTTCCATTGCCTTAAACATATCCTTGCTCATTTCAACATATGCTACACTCATGTTGCAAAAATTTACTGTGTACATATTATAAGGGACTTTATTATTGGCTTTCTTAAATCTATAGATATTTTAAGGTCTAACTTTTTACTGTGGTTCCTTTATCtgttatcaaatttttttatatttcctttGTTCATAAAGAGCTGGAAGTTGCATATCCTTCATTCATTAgacattatttttctctttagatTTCATTAATGAGGATAGCAAGCTAAGCTATTTTCTCATGTTGAAGTCTGACAATATGCAACATTGTTTTTAAACAGCTTAGGTCTCCAAGTATTGCAATATAACATCTGATACTGAACGGAACAAGTTTACCAAAGTAGTTCCTCCTTTTTCTCCTTAATTTCATGGTCTTTGTcaaatatcttatttatttactcTGATACATCATACACTTAATTTGTtggttcctttatttttttctcacaatGTCTTGGCCAATTTTCTCTCTCACTCTGTACACATAGACACAACAATGCAGCGGTTCTAGATCTTCtcattttcttaacattatgttatgttattgcaGATGCCTCAAAAAATGGTGTTGCACAAGagacaattcaaaatactaTGCGCAGAGCTAGCAAGGTGATGACAGAGCAAGAGGCTAGGCAGATTCTTGGTGTTACCGAGGAAACTCCCTGGGAGGAGATTATCAAGGTTAGTATATCATCTTTGTTGTGGGTATATTACCCATTTGTTTTCGAATTTATCACTTCTAAAGTGGGGAATGCATTTGGAGGATGAAGTATACTGTTATAGCCTTCAATTGGAAAATCAATAGCTAATATGTGATAAAagcttatttattatatattaaggtTAACGATGTTTTTCGCCCCCTATAAAATTGccaatttttggttttttcccCTTACTTTTAAAACCCCCATTTCTCGTCCCTGTATTTCCTGCATACTAACTTTTGTTTCTCTGTCTAACTCTGTTAAGTTACTTTACAATTATTTGATGATCTATGTATAACAAGGGAGGTGGAATCTGTGTGTTTCATGACTACAGGGCTGGTTAGAAAGATCACCAAGTAACTGTACAGTAACTTAACAAAATTAGACTAAGGGACGAAAGTTTGGATATTTAAAAGGGACGACAAGGGGTTTTAAAAGACAGGGAAAACCAACAATTGGCAAATTTACAGGACGAAAAACACTATTAACCCTATATATCATGATACTAAAATCCAtttgatttttcaattaatggttataactttGCACTTGTTTTGCTGAAGTATACCCTTCACATCATAGGAgctaaattattcttttaataattgCTTAAAATATTTCTTGCCATGCAGAAATATGACAATTTGTTTGAGAATAATGCCAAAAATGGGAGTTTCTACCTCCAGTCCAAAGTTCATCGGGCCAAGGAATGTCTAGAGGCAGTTCAACAAGGCAAGAGCCAGGGTACCCCTAGTTGAGAACTTGCATTTTCACCATTTTATAACCCTTGTGTAATCATTTTTGCCTCCAAGTTGTTGTATACTATTTGCATAATCAGAAGTTTCtgaactaaattttattattatcaaaattgtAAATGATTAGTTTGGGATTGACTGCCAATAAAGGCTACTATAAAATGaagttacattattatttttaacatgattaaaattagaatgtggtaaaaaaatagttgtacGTTTCATTAACTTGATTGATGTCAGAATTTTTGTATCTTTCACTTTCGGTTTATCATTGCTAATATTCACACTCCAGAAGTGTTCACCTTCATCGTCTTCTGCAAATGCAGTTACACTAAATGAcatgtatttattgttttcatcaTCTTTGTTGTGTGGGTTTGAATGTTACTAATGTGATAATCTTGCATTTTATTGAGACTTAAATGCTCTTTAAGTTTTGATATAAATCTTGACCTTAATGAGCTTCGAGGATTTTATTCaactaaacttttatttataaataaaaattagtaaaaaagttACAAATGCAATACGAAGCACTGAACATTTACAATATAAAGTTTCGGGTAATCTATtaaaaaagcaataaaaagcTTCAGAACTTATCGTCACTAAACATTCGGGTttgtgaaaattgatagaatcCTAAAATTTATATACACGTGACATATACATCATCCAAAAAATCACTATTCTCTTGGATAggaatcacaaaacaaacaaattcatatcattttcaaattataacacCATTGAACGCTAATGTTATCGTCTCACATCCACCAATAGAGAACCACATGATGCATGCCCATGCTTATCCTTACACTGCTCCACTCGTTAATctcaaacactttttttttatttttaatttcattggaACTAATTTTCAAAGAGTTATCAGCATGCCTTAGgtttatgaattatgatgatGAGACTCTTTTGGGTCCAAGTGCTATATTGTTCGTTTCCCAAAATAGGAGGTAAGCTAAAGCAAAGCAAGTGGCTCTTCCACTTCACAAGTGAAACTTTTTTCTCACACATTATTTTACATGCATTATAgttatcaatatcatcatcatcaagtcCTTTAGACGAAATATAAAACATCTTAGAGGTACAACATCAACACTACTAAGCTCAAAAGGTTGGGAAAAAGAATAACTTACTAGCTAATCTGCCACATTATTTACCTCTCAAAAAATATGGTTCACTCAGACAAACCATTCTCTAGGATACCGTAAGTTTCAAGTCCCAAGCATGTTACTAAAACGATGGTTAGGAGTTACGACTACAACCCTTCTCCACAAGCTAAATAGCTGCTTCAGAGTCACATTCCACAATTAATCTTCTAATGCCTCATTGCCAAGTTCTAACTCCCGACAAG is a window from the Glycine max cultivar Williams 82 chromosome 2, Glycine_max_v4.0, whole genome shotgun sequence genome containing:
- the LOC100527414 gene encoding Mitochondrial import inner membrane translocase subunit PAM16 like 2-like precursor — protein: MAAKILANLIVMGGGILARAVVQAYRQALTNASKNGVAQETIQNTMRRASKVMTEQEARQILGVTEETPWEEIIKKYDNLFENNAKNGSFYLQSKVHRAKECLEAVQQGKSQGTPS